AATTGGAATTAGCTCAAAAGTCCTTTCTTTACTAGCTTTGCAGCTATTTCCAAGACATTAACTGAAAAGCTAATGTTAGTTCGGGTTAAGGTTATTTTTTCCACAAAATAATAGGGCTTTTAGCTAACGAGATAATCAGTACACACTCAGACTTTCATATGCAATCACTGCGCTCACCAGAAGAGGCAGAGGGGAAGGGAGCAAGCCAAGCCCTTCTACTGTTGCGTGGAGCGTCTCGTAGAGAAGCCCCGTCCTCCAGGACGCTGGTGGAACTGGGGCGGAGTGCAAGCTCCCCCTAACCTCTGCTGATCGTAACCGCACGCAAGCGATCTGGTGCGTTAACCCACCGCCAAATTTATTCAAGTAAATGTCCACAATTTGTAGACATCTTGCCAACGAGCGAACGCCAAGTTAGAGATGAAGTTCCCTGCACATTCACGGGAGGGTAGAATATAAAAAAAGCTTCCTGAAAGTCCCCTTCCAGGAAGCTAGATGTTAGTTGTCATGTGATGGTTATTTCCCAGATGGATATCACTAATGTTGAGGTGAGCAACGTAGAAATTCTCCCTCCCTCTTCCAGTCAGGTTGTATCTCGTGATACTGCTCAACCTGTGACCGCCGAATTAGTAGAGGAGGTGATTCGTCAATATTATTACCGCACACCTGCTGTAGCAAATGATGAGGAGTTGATTTTGGCTTGGGCAGGGTCGCAGAACCGTGAACAAACTAAGCGAAAATACTATCGCTTTGGTCAAAAATTACTCGCTTGGTTTGAAAATCAAGGTGTACGGGATTTACGGCTGGTTCAGCCACCAAAGTTACTGGAATTTATTGCTAGTTGGGGTGAGGTTTCCCCTTATACTAAATCTAACCAGGTTTTGATGTTGCGATCGCTCTGGAGTTATGGTCATGGGGAGAATGTCGGCTATTTTTTACGGAATATTGCTAGTACCATAAATTACGATAATTTCAGTGACTTACCGAAGGCAGAGCGTTATTTAGAAGATTGGGAGATGGCGCAGTTGGCTGATGTTGCCCAGCGATTGGGGGAGCAGCACTGGCTAGTTTTTTGTTTGCTTTTTTATAGTGGGATGCGGGTGGGTGAGGTTGGTCGGGTGACGGTTCCTGGTGATAAACCGGGTCAGCCGAAGGAAGATTATCCGGGTTTATATTGGCACAACTTTAAATGGCAACCCGACCCGATACCAGAAGATAGGTATCGGGGGTATTACACAATTAAGTTTCGCGGGAAGGGGGGGAAGTACCGGGAGATAGGTTTGGACCACCAGACTTCGCTGATATTTAAAAAGTACCGGGGGATGGCAGGTGAGAAGATGCCAGTGTTTCCGAATCTGTCACCTGACCCGAAAAAGCGGGGGTTGCCATTGAGTGACCGAGCGATTAAAAGGTTGATTCAGGATATATCTGAAGTGGCCAAGGTGAAGTTTTCTTGCCACTGGTTGCGCCATTCCCACGCGTCGCGGGCGGTGGATAGTAAATCACTGTTTGAGGTGCAAGACCAGTTGGGGCATAGTAAGAGTGATACGACTAAGACCTATGTTCGTTCTAAAAAGGATGCGGGAACGGGGACTGTGTTGCCGAGGTTTTGAGAAGAAATGTGATCCATGGGTCACATTTTTGAGTTGCTTTCCTTGGCACTTGACTTTAGCGATAGTTTTGCTTCCTCAAAGAGTTACTCCGCAGGCATCGCCATGGTTTTGTGCGCCATGGCGCACAAAATTGCTAGAATTGCTGACTCTCAGCACTTCGGAACTAAATATTTGTCATAGTTACACGCTCTCCGAGGATGCTAAGGCTAAAGTTTTCGTTCCTTCAGTCGATAAAAGACGAGCGCAGATACGGCATGGAATTATTGGCCACAGTTCACTGGGTAGGGACTCAAGAAACCAACCCAGCCCAAGATAGTGAACAGGCTATAGAATTGGTGCATACATGGAGCGATAGAAAACTAACAAAGCTTATTAGCAAGCTGATATTATTCACAATAATTATTAAACATATAGTTTTTTGAAAGGAGTACGTTTCAAAATTCAAGCCAGGAAAACC
This sequence is a window from Anabaena cylindrica PCC 7122. Protein-coding genes within it:
- a CDS encoding tyrosine-type recombinase/integrase, encoding MVISQMDITNVEVSNVEILPPSSSQVVSRDTAQPVTAELVEEVIRQYYYRTPAVANDEELILAWAGSQNREQTKRKYYRFGQKLLAWFENQGVRDLRLVQPPKLLEFIASWGEVSPYTKSNQVLMLRSLWSYGHGENVGYFLRNIASTINYDNFSDLPKAERYLEDWEMAQLADVAQRLGEQHWLVFCLLFYSGMRVGEVGRVTVPGDKPGQPKEDYPGLYWHNFKWQPDPIPEDRYRGYYTIKFRGKGGKYREIGLDHQTSLIFKKYRGMAGEKMPVFPNLSPDPKKRGLPLSDRAIKRLIQDISEVAKVKFSCHWLRHSHASRAVDSKSLFEVQDQLGHSKSDTTKTYVRSKKDAGTGTVLPRF